A single window of Usitatibacter rugosus DNA harbors:
- a CDS encoding phosphoglycerate dehydrogenase gives MAYRVAVYNAISASGLGRFAAPHYAVGKALADADAILLRSHALQLSEIPATVKAIARAGAGVNNIPVDEMSKRGVPVFNAPGANANAVKELVIAAVLLAARNVVPAIGYVQSLAASPDFEKRVEDGKKQFAGVELPGRTLGIIGLGAIGGLVAETAIRLGMKVTGYDPEITVDNAWRLPGSVKRAASIEDVLKSSDFVTIHVPLNNHTRHMIGRERLAVAKKGMALLNFSRDAVVDEEAVLASIADKRLRAYICDFPSPKLQGHAGVVTLPHLGASTEEAEENCAVMVVDQLKAFLEEGSVANAVNFPSVEMARESPHRIAIANANVPNMVGQISTTMAQAGLNIHNMVNKSKGEMAYTLVDLDSEAAPDLLARIAHIPGVLSIRAIPPISGSAK, from the coding sequence TTGGCCTACCGAGTCGCCGTCTACAACGCGATCTCCGCCTCGGGGCTCGGGCGTTTTGCCGCGCCGCATTACGCGGTGGGCAAGGCCCTCGCCGACGCGGATGCGATCCTGCTTCGCTCCCACGCGCTGCAGCTGTCCGAGATTCCCGCCACGGTGAAGGCGATCGCGCGCGCCGGCGCGGGCGTGAACAACATCCCGGTCGATGAGATGAGCAAGCGAGGCGTCCCCGTGTTCAACGCTCCGGGCGCCAACGCCAACGCGGTGAAGGAGCTGGTGATCGCCGCCGTGCTGCTCGCGGCGCGCAACGTGGTCCCGGCCATCGGCTACGTGCAGTCGCTCGCCGCGTCGCCCGATTTCGAGAAGCGCGTCGAAGACGGCAAGAAGCAGTTCGCCGGTGTCGAGTTGCCCGGCCGCACGCTCGGCATCATCGGCCTGGGCGCCATCGGAGGTCTCGTGGCCGAGACGGCGATCCGCCTCGGCATGAAGGTCACGGGATACGACCCGGAGATCACCGTGGACAATGCGTGGCGCCTCCCGGGTTCGGTGAAGCGCGCCGCGTCGATCGAGGACGTGCTGAAGTCCTCCGATTTCGTCACGATCCACGTGCCCCTGAACAACCACACGCGCCACATGATCGGCCGCGAGCGGCTCGCCGTCGCCAAGAAAGGCATGGCGCTCCTCAACTTCTCGCGCGACGCCGTCGTCGACGAGGAAGCGGTGCTCGCGTCGATCGCGGACAAGCGCCTGCGCGCCTATATCTGCGACTTCCCCAGCCCGAAGCTGCAGGGCCACGCGGGCGTGGTGACGCTGCCGCACCTCGGAGCCTCGACGGAGGAGGCCGAAGAGAACTGCGCCGTGATGGTCGTGGACCAGCTGAAGGCCTTCCTCGAGGAGGGGTCGGTCGCGAACGCGGTGAATTTTCCCTCGGTGGAGATGGCGCGCGAATCGCCGCACCGCATCGCCATCGCGAACGCCAATGTGCCCAACATGGTCGGGCAGATTTCCACTACGATGGCGCAAGCAGGTCTCAACATCCACAACATGGTCAACAAGTCGAAAGGGGAGATGGCGTACACGCTCGTCGACCTCGACAGCGAAGCCGCGCCCGATCTCCTCGCACGCATCGCGCACATTCCCGGCGTGCTCTCCATCCGGGCGATCCCGCCCATCTCCGGTTCCGCGAAATGA
- the pheA gene encoding prephenate dehydratase has translation MSAELDRLREQIDQLNVRILESLNERAKLARAIGTLKVGQAYRPEREAQVLRRIKEQNQGPLSDETVALLFREIMSACLAIERPITVAYLGPKGTFSETAAMKHFGHAGVGTPTPSIDEVYRKVQSGEADFGVVPVENSTEGAVGRSLDLMPNTPLKVCGEVLIPIHHHLMSKGKRELASIPRVFSHSQSLAQCHEWLNANLPGAERIAVASNAEAARRAAEEPDTAAVAGEAAALHYGLDVLSSNIEDEPNNTTRFLVLGDYEPMPSGKDKTSLVLSANNRAGAVYEMLTPFATRGVSMTKFESRPSRVALWDYLFFVDIEGHRDDANVAAALAEVGKIAGYIKVLGSYPAAVL, from the coding sequence ATGAGCGCCGAGCTCGATCGGCTGCGCGAGCAGATCGACCAATTGAACGTCCGCATCCTCGAGAGCCTGAACGAGCGCGCCAAGCTCGCCCGCGCCATCGGCACGCTGAAGGTGGGCCAGGCTTATCGCCCGGAGCGCGAGGCGCAGGTCCTGCGCCGCATCAAGGAGCAGAACCAGGGCCCGTTGTCGGATGAAACGGTCGCGCTCCTCTTCCGCGAGATCATGTCGGCGTGCCTCGCGATCGAGCGCCCGATCACCGTGGCCTACCTCGGCCCCAAGGGCACGTTCAGCGAGACCGCGGCGATGAAGCATTTCGGCCACGCGGGCGTCGGTACGCCCACCCCTTCGATCGACGAGGTGTATCGCAAGGTGCAGTCGGGCGAGGCGGATTTCGGCGTGGTCCCCGTGGAGAACTCCACCGAAGGCGCGGTCGGCCGTTCGCTCGACCTCATGCCCAACACGCCGCTCAAGGTCTGCGGCGAGGTGCTGATCCCGATCCACCATCATTTGATGTCGAAGGGCAAGCGCGAGCTCGCCTCGATCCCGCGCGTCTTCTCGCACAGCCAGTCGCTCGCGCAGTGCCATGAATGGCTGAATGCGAACCTGCCGGGCGCCGAGCGGATCGCGGTCGCCAGCAACGCCGAGGCGGCGCGCCGCGCGGCGGAGGAGCCGGACACGGCGGCCGTGGCCGGAGAAGCCGCGGCGCTTCACTACGGGCTCGACGTGCTGTCCTCCAACATCGAGGACGAGCCCAACAACACCACGCGCTTCCTCGTGCTCGGCGACTACGAGCCGATGCCGAGCGGCAAGGACAAGACCTCGCTCGTGCTCTCCGCGAACAACCGCGCCGGCGCCGTCTACGAGATGCTCACGCCGTTCGCCACGCGCGGCGTGTCCATGACCAAATTCGAGTCCCGCCCCTCGCGCGTCGCGCTGTGGGACTACCTGTTCTTCGTCGACATCGAGGGCCACCGGGACGACGCCAACGTCGCCGCCGCGCTCGCCGAGGTCGGCAAGATCGCCGGCTACATCAAGGTGCTCGGCTCCTATCCCGCCGCGGTGCTCTGA
- the hisC gene encoding histidinol-phosphate transaminase has translation MSLKDLAPANVRAIAPYVPGKPIAETARELGLEESAILKMASNENPLGSSPKAVAAIRGALDDLAYYPDGAGYELKGVISRVFGVKPGNLVLGNGSNDVLELTARAFLTRDDSAIYSRHGFMVYPLAIQAIGAKAIEVPTQGYETDLAAVLAAIRPDTKMVFVANPNNPTGTFTPWQELRDFISRVPPNVLVVVDEAYGEYLPPELASPAVSWVEQYPNVVLSRTLSKAYGLAGLRVGYGVANPEVADVMNRVRQPFNVNHLALVAAAAALEDHDFIAKSRANNSAGLTQLEAGFKRLGLEFIPSRANFITVRVGDAAKVYQRLLAKGVIVRPIAGYGMPDHLRVTVGLPEHNARFLEALEQALKG, from the coding sequence GTGAGCCTGAAGGACCTCGCCCCCGCGAACGTGCGGGCCATCGCGCCGTATGTCCCCGGCAAGCCCATCGCCGAGACCGCGCGCGAGCTCGGCCTCGAGGAGTCGGCCATCCTCAAGATGGCCTCCAACGAGAACCCGCTGGGCTCGTCTCCCAAGGCGGTGGCGGCGATCCGTGGCGCGCTCGACGATCTCGCCTACTATCCCGACGGCGCCGGCTACGAGCTGAAGGGCGTGATCTCGCGCGTCTTCGGCGTGAAGCCCGGGAACCTGGTGCTGGGCAACGGCTCGAACGACGTGCTCGAGCTCACGGCGCGCGCCTTCCTCACGCGCGACGATTCGGCGATCTACTCGCGCCACGGCTTCATGGTCTATCCGCTCGCGATACAGGCGATCGGCGCGAAAGCGATCGAGGTCCCCACGCAAGGCTACGAAACGGATCTTGCCGCTGTCCTCGCCGCGATCCGCCCCGATACCAAGATGGTGTTCGTGGCGAACCCCAACAATCCGACCGGCACCTTCACGCCGTGGCAGGAGCTGCGCGACTTCATCTCGCGCGTGCCGCCGAACGTCCTCGTCGTCGTGGATGAAGCGTATGGCGAGTACCTCCCGCCGGAGCTCGCGTCGCCCGCGGTGTCGTGGGTCGAGCAATATCCGAACGTCGTGCTGTCGCGAACGCTCTCGAAGGCCTATGGCCTCGCGGGCCTGCGCGTGGGCTACGGCGTGGCGAATCCCGAGGTCGCGGATGTGATGAACCGAGTGCGGCAGCCCTTCAACGTGAATCACCTGGCGCTCGTCGCCGCGGCGGCTGCCCTCGAGGACCACGACTTCATCGCGAAGAGCCGCGCCAACAATTCCGCCGGGCTCACGCAGCTCGAGGCGGGCTTCAAGCGCCTCGGCCTGGAGTTCATCCCGTCGCGCGCGAACTTCATCACGGTGCGCGTCGGCGATGCGGCCAAGGTCTACCAGCGGCTGCTCGCCAAGGGCGTGATCGTCCGGCCGATCGCCGGCTATGGCATGCCCGACCACCTGCGCGTGACGGTAGGGCTGCCGGAGCACAACGCCCGCTTCCTCGAAGCGCTCGAGCAGGCCCTGAAGGGCTAG
- the serC gene encoding 3-phosphoserine/phosphohydroxythreonine transaminase codes for MDRVSVERVYNFGSGPAAIPVEVLEKAKGELTNWHNAAGMSVMEMSHRGAEFTKIAADAERDLRTLLAIPGNYKVLFLQGGASMHFAAVPMNLLRGMKKADYVNTGEWSKKAIAEAKKFCEVNVVASSEDKNFTYAPKQSTWKLSADAAYVHYCSNETIGGVEFQWTPETGKVPLVSDMSSHILSRPVEVSKYGCIYAGAQKNIGPAGLVVVIVREDLIGNVLPGTPTVLDYKKMAEADSMINTPPTFAVYLAGLTFQWLLERGGLAAVEKVNVRKAKLLYDYIDSQDFYSNPIAKEDRSRMNVPFRLRDEKLDAKFLEQAEARGLSQLKGHRSVGGMRASIYNALPYEGVEALVGYMQEFARANG; via the coding sequence ATGGACCGAGTTAGCGTGGAGCGCGTCTACAACTTCGGCTCCGGACCGGCCGCGATCCCGGTCGAGGTGCTGGAGAAGGCGAAGGGCGAGCTCACCAACTGGCACAACGCCGCCGGCATGTCCGTGATGGAGATGAGCCATCGCGGCGCCGAGTTCACGAAGATCGCCGCGGATGCGGAGCGCGACCTCCGCACGCTGCTGGCGATCCCGGGCAACTACAAGGTTCTCTTCCTGCAGGGCGGCGCCTCGATGCACTTCGCCGCCGTGCCAATGAACTTGCTGCGCGGCATGAAGAAGGCGGACTACGTGAACACCGGCGAATGGTCGAAGAAGGCCATCGCCGAGGCGAAGAAGTTCTGCGAAGTGAACGTCGTCGCCTCGAGCGAGGACAAGAACTTCACCTACGCGCCGAAGCAATCCACGTGGAAGCTCTCTGCCGACGCGGCCTACGTCCACTACTGCTCCAACGAGACGATCGGCGGCGTGGAATTCCAGTGGACGCCGGAGACAGGCAAGGTCCCGCTCGTCTCGGACATGTCCTCGCACATCCTGTCGCGCCCGGTGGAAGTCTCGAAGTACGGCTGCATCTATGCCGGGGCCCAGAAGAACATCGGCCCGGCGGGCCTGGTCGTCGTGATCGTGCGCGAGGACCTGATCGGCAACGTGCTTCCCGGCACGCCGACCGTCCTCGACTACAAGAAGATGGCCGAGGCCGACTCGATGATCAACACGCCGCCCACCTTCGCCGTCTACCTCGCGGGCCTCACGTTCCAGTGGCTGCTCGAGCGCGGCGGCCTGGCCGCGGTGGAGAAGGTCAACGTCCGCAAGGCGAAGCTGCTCTACGACTACATCGACAGCCAGGACTTCTACTCCAACCCGATCGCGAAGGAAGACCGCTCGCGCATGAACGTGCCGTTCCGGCTGCGCGACGAAAAGCTCGACGCGAAATTCCTCGAGCAGGCCGAGGCGCGGGGCCTCTCGCAGCTGAAGGGCCACCGCTCCGTGGGCGGCATGCGCGCGTCGATCTACAACGCGCTGCCGTACGAAGGCGTCGAGGCGCTCGTCGGGTACATGCAAGAGTTCGCGCGCGCCAACGGTTGA
- the aroA gene encoding 3-phosphoshikimate 1-carboxyvinyltransferase — MTTAALDLPPVRRAAGTIRLPGSKSISNRTLLLAALSSGTTELTALLDSDDTRVMRDALRTLGVAVEELGGVEHVKVTGIGAARGFPVKRAEIFLGNAGTAFRPLTAALAFADGNYILSGVPRMHERPIGDLVEGLRPAGARIESRGNPGYPPLAIAPFEGRGPYRLKVRGDVSSQFLSALLMALPWAGGGARVEVDGELISKPYVDLTLGLMERFGVRVRREGWSVFDIPAGAAYVSPGKLAVEGDASSASYFLAAGTIAGGPVRIEGVGRTSLQGDIAFAEVLEAMGATITRGDDWIEASGHAPLKPFDLDMNRIPDAAMTAAVAALFASGPCMLRNIASWRVKETDRIAAMATELRKLGATVEEGPDWIRVQAPPNYARGAPAIGEPVAIDTYDDHRMAMCFSLASFGPRRIRINDPGCVAKTFPTYFQAFAKVVS; from the coding sequence ATGACCACGGCAGCCCTCGACCTCCCGCCGGTTCGCCGCGCCGCGGGCACGATCCGGCTTCCGGGCTCGAAGAGCATCTCGAACCGCACGCTGCTGCTCGCCGCGCTCTCGAGCGGCACCACCGAGCTCACGGCGCTGCTCGATTCCGACGACACCCGCGTGATGCGCGATGCGCTTCGCACGCTGGGCGTCGCGGTCGAGGAGCTGGGCGGCGTCGAGCACGTGAAGGTCACCGGCATCGGAGCCGCCCGCGGCTTCCCGGTGAAGCGCGCCGAGATCTTCCTCGGCAATGCGGGCACCGCGTTCCGCCCGCTCACGGCCGCGCTCGCGTTCGCCGACGGCAACTACATCCTCTCCGGCGTCCCGCGCATGCATGAGCGCCCGATCGGCGACCTCGTCGAGGGCCTGCGCCCCGCGGGTGCGCGCATCGAGAGCCGCGGCAATCCCGGCTATCCGCCGCTCGCCATCGCGCCCTTCGAGGGCCGGGGCCCGTATCGGCTGAAAGTCCGCGGCGACGTGTCGAGCCAGTTCCTCTCGGCCCTGCTGATGGCGCTGCCGTGGGCCGGCGGAGGAGCGCGCGTCGAGGTGGACGGCGAGCTGATTTCCAAGCCGTACGTCGACCTCACGTTGGGGCTGATGGAGCGCTTCGGCGTTCGCGTGCGGCGCGAAGGCTGGAGCGTGTTCGACATTCCCGCCGGTGCGGCCTACGTCTCGCCCGGCAAGCTCGCGGTCGAAGGCGATGCGTCCTCCGCTTCGTATTTCCTCGCCGCGGGCACGATCGCCGGCGGCCCGGTGCGCATCGAGGGCGTCGGCCGCACGAGCCTGCAGGGCGACATCGCGTTCGCGGAGGTGCTGGAAGCGATGGGTGCCACGATCACGCGCGGCGACGACTGGATCGAAGCGAGCGGACATGCGCCGCTGAAGCCCTTCGACCTCGACATGAACCGCATCCCCGACGCGGCGATGACCGCGGCCGTGGCCGCGCTCTTCGCAAGCGGGCCGTGCATGCTGCGCAACATCGCGAGCTGGCGCGTGAAGGAGACCGACCGCATCGCCGCGATGGCGACGGAGCTTCGCAAGCTGGGCGCCACGGTGGAGGAGGGACCCGACTGGATCCGCGTCCAGGCGCCGCCGAACTACGCGCGGGGTGCGCCCGCCATCGGCGAGCCTGTCGCCATCGACACCTACGACGACCACCGCATGGCCATGTGCTTCTCGCTCGCCTCGTTCGGCCCGCGCCGCATCCGTATCAACGATCCGGGCTGCGTGGCCAAGACCTTCCCCACCTACTTCCAGGCGTTCGCGAAGGTGGTGTCATGA
- the gyrA gene encoding DNA gyrase subunit A: MEQFAKETHPISLEQEMRRSYLDYAMSVIVGRALPDVRDGLKPVHRRILFAMHESNTVWNRPYVKCARVVGDVLGKYHPHGDTATYESLVRMAQPFSLRYTLVDGQGNFGSSDGDSAAAYRYTECRLQKIAGELLADLDMETVDFVPNYDGKEMEPSVLPARFPNLLVNGSSGIAVGMATNIPPHNLGEIVSATLALLENPAIDIEDLIRIVPAPDFPTGAIIYGTADVKEGYRTGRGRVMMRARTHVEEIDKNGRQAIIVDELPYQVGGDQVLSRLAEMIREKRIEGISDLRNESDKKGMRLVVELKRGEVAEIVLNNLYKLTQLQETFGMNMVALLDGQPKILNLKQFLEAFLRHRREVVTRRTVYSLRKARERGHVLEGLAVALSNVDEIIALIKAAPTPSVAKEGLMGRTWKSQLVQDMLARATADYRPDNLPKDFGLGAEGYRLSEPQAQKILEMQLQRLTGLEQDKILSEYREVIAVIEDLLDILSKPERVSAIIAAELAEVKREFADPRKSEIVVNAEDIKLEDLITPEDVVVTLSHTGYVKAQPLDEYRAQKRGGRGKQAATTKEDDFIEKLFIANTHDYVLCFSNKGKAYWLKVYEVPQGSRTSRGKPIVNLLRMEADERINAILPVKEFAEDKYVFFATQEGVVKKTSLSDYSRPRPSGIIAVDLDEGDVLIGVALTDGRHDVMLFSDEGKAVRFDENDVRPMGRGARGVRGMNLAKGGRVIALLVAENEQQSVLTATENGFGKRTPIAEYTRHGRGTQGMIAIQTSERNGKVVAATLVSPEGEIMLITDGGVLIRTRVNEIREMGRSTQGVTLINLGEGEKLSGLQNILDRDEEENGNGNGHALVVAAEASEAPAAESGDVEEAGGSNALTPNPDTPDDGNGPS; encoded by the coding sequence ATGGAACAGTTCGCCAAGGAAACGCACCCGATCAGCCTCGAGCAGGAGATGCGCCGGTCCTACCTGGACTACGCGATGAGCGTCATCGTCGGCCGGGCGCTTCCCGACGTCCGGGACGGCCTGAAGCCGGTCCATCGCCGCATCCTCTTCGCGATGCACGAATCGAACACGGTGTGGAATCGCCCCTATGTGAAGTGCGCGCGCGTCGTCGGCGACGTGCTCGGCAAATACCACCCGCACGGCGACACCGCCACGTATGAATCGCTGGTGCGCATGGCGCAGCCGTTCTCGCTTCGATACACGCTGGTCGACGGGCAGGGCAACTTCGGGTCGAGCGACGGGGATTCCGCCGCGGCCTATCGCTACACCGAGTGCCGCCTGCAGAAGATCGCGGGCGAGCTCCTCGCCGACCTCGACATGGAAACGGTCGATTTCGTGCCGAACTACGACGGCAAGGAGATGGAGCCGTCGGTCCTCCCGGCGCGCTTCCCCAACCTGCTCGTGAACGGCTCCTCCGGCATCGCCGTGGGCATGGCCACCAACATCCCGCCGCACAACCTGGGCGAGATCGTGAGTGCCACGCTGGCTCTCCTCGAGAACCCGGCGATCGATATCGAGGACCTGATCCGCATCGTTCCCGCGCCCGACTTCCCGACGGGCGCCATTATCTATGGCACGGCGGACGTGAAGGAGGGTTATCGCACCGGCCGCGGCCGCGTGATGATGCGTGCCCGCACGCACGTCGAGGAGATCGACAAGAACGGCCGCCAGGCGATCATCGTCGACGAGCTTCCGTATCAAGTGGGTGGCGACCAGGTGCTGTCGCGTTTGGCCGAGATGATTCGCGAGAAGCGCATCGAAGGCATCAGCGACCTCCGCAACGAGAGCGACAAGAAGGGCATGCGCCTCGTGGTGGAGCTGAAGCGCGGCGAGGTCGCCGAGATCGTCCTCAACAATCTCTACAAGCTCACGCAGCTGCAGGAAACGTTCGGCATGAACATGGTCGCGCTCCTCGACGGCCAGCCGAAGATCCTCAACCTCAAGCAGTTCCTCGAGGCATTCCTGCGCCATCGGCGCGAGGTCGTCACGCGCAGGACCGTCTATAGCCTCCGCAAGGCGCGCGAACGCGGCCACGTGCTGGAAGGCCTCGCGGTGGCGCTTTCGAACGTGGACGAGATCATCGCGCTGATCAAGGCGGCGCCGACGCCGTCCGTGGCCAAGGAAGGCCTGATGGGTCGCACGTGGAAGTCGCAGCTCGTGCAGGACATGCTCGCGCGCGCCACGGCCGATTACCGTCCCGACAACCTGCCCAAGGACTTCGGCCTCGGCGCCGAGGGCTATCGCCTCTCCGAGCCGCAGGCGCAGAAGATCCTCGAGATGCAGCTGCAGCGCCTGACCGGCCTCGAGCAGGACAAGATCCTCTCCGAGTACCGCGAAGTGATCGCGGTGATCGAGGATCTCCTGGACATCCTCTCCAAGCCCGAGCGCGTCTCCGCGATCATCGCCGCCGAGCTGGCGGAGGTGAAGCGCGAGTTCGCCGATCCCCGCAAGAGCGAGATCGTCGTCAACGCCGAGGACATCAAGCTCGAGGACCTCATCACGCCGGAAGACGTGGTGGTGACGCTCTCGCACACCGGCTACGTGAAAGCGCAGCCGCTGGACGAGTACCGGGCGCAGAAGCGCGGCGGCCGCGGCAAGCAGGCCGCGACCACGAAGGAAGACGATTTCATCGAGAAGCTCTTCATCGCCAACACGCACGACTACGTGCTGTGCTTCTCGAACAAGGGCAAGGCGTACTGGCTGAAGGTCTACGAGGTGCCGCAGGGCAGCCGCACCAGCCGCGGCAAGCCGATCGTGAACCTGCTGCGCATGGAGGCCGACGAGCGCATCAACGCCATCCTCCCGGTGAAGGAGTTCGCCGAGGACAAGTACGTGTTCTTCGCCACCCAGGAAGGCGTGGTGAAGAAGACTTCGCTCTCCGACTACTCGCGTCCGCGTCCCTCCGGGATCATCGCGGTGGATCTCGACGAGGGCGATGTCCTCATCGGCGTGGCACTCACCGACGGGCGCCACGACGTGATGCTCTTCTCCGACGAGGGCAAGGCTGTCCGCTTCGACGAGAACGACGTCCGCCCGATGGGCCGCGGCGCCCGCGGCGTGCGCGGCATGAACCTCGCCAAGGGCGGGCGCGTCATCGCGCTGCTGGTGGCGGAGAACGAGCAGCAAAGCGTCCTCACCGCGACCGAGAACGGTTTCGGCAAGCGCACTCCGATCGCGGAGTACACGCGCCACGGCCGCGGCACGCAGGGGATGATCGCCATCCAGACCAGTGAGAGGAACGGCAAGGTCGTCGCCGCCACGCTCGTCTCGCCCGAGGGCGAGATCATGCTGATCACCGACGGCGGCGTGCTGATCCGCACGCGCGTGAACGAGATCCGCGAGATGGGCCGCTCCACCCAGGGCGTCACGCTGATCAACCTGGGCGAGGGCGAGAAGCTCTCGGGCCTGCAGAACATCCTCGACCGCGACGAAGAAGAGAACGGCAACGGCAACGGCCACGCGCTGGTTGTTGCTGCCGAAGCGTCCGAGGCGCCGGCTGCCGAATCCGGCGACGTGGAAGAGGCCGGAGGTTCGAATGCTCTCACCCCGAATCCGGATACTCCGGACGACGGCAATGGACCGAGTTAG
- a CDS encoding prephenate dehydrogenase translates to MRRLKTLAVVGVGLIGGSFAQALKRADAGTTVVGFDRDPRALERAIALGVIDTAAESATEAARGADLVFIAVPVRQIGAILRDVASSLGPDAIVTDAGSTKAEVVRIARDALKDRLPRFVPGHPIAGRESSGVDAATPELFRGARIVLTPMPETAPDALDVARDCWEAAGGRVAITRPEEHDQIFAAVSHLPHLLAFALVSEIASRGNSQDLFGFAAGGFRDFTRIAGSSPEMWRDIALQNREALLFELDSYAGRLAVFRELIERGDGPALERLMREAKGARAAWIAGTRRSASNE, encoded by the coding sequence ATGCGTCGCCTGAAAACCCTCGCGGTCGTCGGCGTGGGCCTCATCGGGGGCTCGTTCGCGCAGGCGCTGAAGCGCGCCGACGCGGGCACCACCGTCGTCGGCTTCGACCGCGACCCGCGCGCCCTGGAGCGCGCCATCGCCCTGGGTGTGATCGACACGGCCGCCGAATCCGCTACGGAGGCGGCACGCGGTGCGGATCTCGTCTTCATCGCCGTGCCGGTGCGCCAGATCGGCGCCATCCTTCGCGACGTGGCGTCCTCGCTCGGTCCCGATGCGATCGTCACGGATGCCGGCAGCACGAAGGCCGAAGTCGTCCGCATCGCGCGCGATGCGCTCAAGGACCGCCTGCCGCGCTTCGTCCCCGGCCATCCGATCGCGGGACGCGAATCGAGCGGCGTCGATGCGGCAACACCCGAGCTCTTCCGCGGCGCTCGCATCGTCCTCACGCCGATGCCCGAGACCGCACCCGATGCCCTCGATGTCGCGCGCGATTGCTGGGAAGCCGCCGGCGGGCGCGTGGCGATCACCAGGCCCGAGGAGCACGACCAGATCTTCGCCGCGGTGAGCCACCTGCCGCACCTGCTCGCCTTCGCGCTCGTCTCCGAGATCGCCTCGCGCGGCAACTCGCAGGATCTCTTCGGCTTCGCGGCCGGGGGCTTCCGCGACTTCACGCGCATCGCCGGCAGCTCGCCCGAGATGTGGCGCGACATCGCGCTGCAGAACCGCGAGGCGCTGCTGTTCGAGCTGGACAGCTACGCCGGGCGGCTCGCCGTCTTCCGGGAGCTGATCGAGCGCGGCGACGGCCCGGCCCTCGAGCGCCTGATGCGCGAGGCCAAGGGAGCCCGCGCCGCATGGATCGCGGGCACGCGCCGCAGCGCCTCGAACGAATGA